CGATTTCAGACGGGTTCCGGAGGTTTGCAGTGACGAATTCGAGGCGAGCCTGTGGGTAGCGGGCTGCAATGGTTTCGAGTCCTCGGGCCTTCGAGGTATCGCGCAACATGCAGCGCAAATCCGTTTCTCCGTGAGCGAGCAGACGCTCAACGATTGCCTTACCTAAAAAGCCACCTGCACCGGTGATGAGGATCTTCATCGTGCATCCTCCGCAACAGGTTTTGGATAGACCTGCTCAATGATGCGATCCATCACTGAGGCGACACGCAAGATCTCTGAATAGGGGATAGGAGGAGCTCCGCCTGTGCGGATGCTGTCATAGAACAATTCCAGCAACTTCGACATTCCGGCGAAGAAGTGGAATTCATAGCGACGGAACTGGCCGATGTTTTTCTTCGCCTCGGCCAGATACCGGCCAGCCATCTGGAGTGGTGGTGCCAGCCTGCCGACAGCGCTCGGATAGCGTTGCGAGGTTGTAGAGACGACAGTGCGATTATTGAAATCGACTTCGACGGTTGCCTTTGTTCCGTAGACCTTCATGGTGTTTGCGATTGGGCGGGCATGAGAGCACAGGCTGCCAAAGGCGGAGACATTTCCTCCGCGCATGTAGACCCGCAGCTCGTCCAGCATGGCATCGGTAGCGTTCCCGCGAACACCTTCTCGACGTTTATAGGCAAAGGCATGGACCTCAGGTTCGACATCGGGAAACAGCGGGACGATGCGATTGAAGATGTGATCCATCATGTTGTGAAACAGCTTGCCGGGGAGTTTATGTACCCAATAGCCAGGATCGCTCATCAGAACCTGGCCATAGTTTCCGGCGAGGTCGTATCCGATAAATGCTTCCACGTGCACGGGATCGCCTAGTTCGCCGCTTGCCAGCATCTGCTTGAACCGCATTGCCGGAGGATCGAAGTTGGGCCAGTAGTTGATCGTCATCTGACGTCCTCCGGCCACGACCACATCGATCAATTCTTTTGCCTCTGGAGCGGTCAGGGCCAGAGGTTTTTCCAGGAATACGTGGGCGCCAGCAGAGACGCACTGTCGCGTCAGCGCCAGATGTACCGCTGGAGGAGTTGTGATATGAACGACATCCAGCTTTTCGCGTTCGAGCATCTCGGCGGTATCGCCGTACCAGGCAGGAACCCCGTAGCGAACGGCGAGCTGTTCAGCGAGCAACGGCTCACGATCACAGACAGCGGCCAGTTCCGCTCCTTCCAGATACTTGACCACGTCAGCATGACCGTCGGCGATCTTTCCGCAGCCGATGATTCCAATCCGCAGCTTCCTTTTTGTTTCCAGCATCTTTTCTAGCCTATCGTATGGATTCCGTCGATTCTGGTAGAGGGTCCATTTGAAAGTATCTCAGGGGCTAAAGCCTATTTTCTCTTATCAAGGATGGCGGCATCCTTCGGCTGTGCTCAGGACAGGCTCAAAAGCCGTGCCCTTAACAAAAACAATTTGATCCACTACCCCAATTCGGAATGATTCCTCAGATGGGCCAAACATGGGATACTTTGATCGGGGAACGATGTCCAGCACTGAATTCACACCGGAACGCGTCAAGGCCCGCGGTAAAAATGTCCTGGGACAGCCACTTGATCTCTGTGGTTGCCAACCGATGACGGGCTTTTATCGTACGGGGTGCTGCGAGACAGGGCCGGACGACCTCGGAGTTCATACGATCTGCTGCATCGTTACGGAGGATTTCCTTCGTGTTTCCAAAGAACTAGGCAATGACCTGGTGACACCGATGCCCCAGTTTGGTTTTCCTGGACTTCGGCCCGGGGACCGATGGTGTGTCTGTGCAGCGCGCTGGCTGGATGTTCAGCAGGCGGGCGCCGCCTGCCCGGTTGTGCTGGAGGCTACGCACGAGGCCACGCTTGCAATTGTTCCCTTTGAAATATTGATTCAGTACGCTGTTATTCCCGATACGTTGCACTAGCGGGACTAGCTGTTTTCGCCGTTCTTTTCTCCGAGAGCTTGACAGACATCCCTGCATGGGATGACCGTAGAAGTAATACAAGTTTTTAGATTTTCTCCGCATTTAAACGCTCTTTGGCCAAAGTAGCCAGGAGCTGAATGCAGGAGTTTTCTTTCTACGCCGTTTTTCGTTGGTGTTGTTCTTCAAGGAGCCAGGACCCAAATGAGTACCCCTTCTGCATGTAAGCGTCTTCTCGTTCTAGCCGCTGCCGCGGCTTTTGTTGTCTCGGCAGCGTTGCCCGTCGCGGCGCAGACTTCGGCCGTGGGAAATATTACCGGCACGGTTACGGATTCCAGCGGCGCGGCAGTTTCCGGCGCGACCATTACCATTCTGAATAACGATACGGGCGCTTCGCGTACTCTCACGACCGGCAATAACGGGGACTATACCGCGCCGTTTCTGCAGCCTGGTCACTACGAGATCATCTTTACCGGGCCTGGCTTTGGTAAGGTCGATCGCAAGAACCTGGTTCTTACGGTTGGTCAGACCCTTTCTGTCGATGCATCTCTGCCCGCTGCCCAGGCTTCATCAGAGATTACTGTCACCGATGCATCCCCTCTGATCGACACGGAGAAGTCCGAGGTGTCGCAGACGGTTGGAACGCAGCTGGTCTCGAATCTTCCAGTCAATGGCCGCCGATGGGATAACTTCGTTCTTCTGACTCCCAACGTGGTCCCCGATGGTAATACCGGTTTGATCTCGTACCGTGGCATCTCTGGCCTCTACAACACTAATCTGGTTGATGGAACGAATAACCAGCAGGCCTTCTTCTCGGAAGCCCGCGGACGTTCTCTAGGTGCACCATACGTCTTTTCGCAGGATTCGATTAAGGAGTTCCAGTCCTCCGCCTCCGGTTACTCGGCCGAGTTCGGACAGGCTGCGGGCGGACAGATTAATGCCATCACTAAATCCGGAACGAACGCACTGCACGGAGATCTTTTCTACTACCTTCGGTACCCCTCGCTCAATGCACTGGATCCTTTTGCGAAGTTCACGGGTCTGCAAAATCATCAGCCCTTCCTGCTTCAGCCCACGGTTCACCAGCAGCAGCAGTTTGGCGGTTCGGTCGGTGGCCCCATCATCAAAGACAAGCTGTTCTACTTCTTTACCTATGATGGCTTCCGCAAGGTGAACCCGATTCTGTTTACCTCATCCATTCCCAGCACGACGATTCTGCAGTATGGGAGCAACACCTATCTCTCGAACGGCGTTGCCATCAATACCTGTCCGGCTCCTCTAACCACTGCTCAATGCACCGCGGCAGCGCAGTACATTACCAATAGCCTGACCGCCTTTCCCCGCACGACAACCCAGGACATCTTCTTCCCGCGTCTGGACTATCAACTCAACGACCGGAACCACCTCTCGGCCAGCTTCAACTGGCAGAACTTCAAACTGCCGAACGGCTATCGCACCGACAATACCCGCAACAACGACTCCAATACATCGAATGGGCGCAATGATTTCCATGAGCGATTCTTTGTCGCCAACTGGGAATCGGTCGTAAACGCGAATTCCGCCAATGCATTGCACTTTCAGTGGTCGCGCGATCTTGAGACGACGGGTTCCAATGCTCCTGGACCGGCCGTTACGATCAGCGGTCTGTTTGGTTATGGTGGCAACCTTGCTTTGCCGCGTCCCGCATTTCCGGATGAACACCGCTGGCAGATTGCGGATGTCTATTCAACCACTCATGGTAAGCACTCGCTCAAAGCCGGTGTTGATCTCAACTTTATCCATGACTACATCGCCAATCTTTTTCAGGGGAATGGAAATTACACCTACTCCCGCGGTTCGGGCGCGACGGCAACGGCCACGAACTTTACCGATTGGGTGCAGGACGTTTATGGGGTGAATGGCGCACGCCATTACCAGAACTTCACTCAGGTGGCAGACCAACTAAGCAAGGTTCCTGGAAGCGATGACTTTTGGAATAAGGATCTCTCTGTCTTCGCAGAAGATAGCTGGAAGATCATTCCTACATTCACGCTGACGGCAGGTGTCCGATACGATACGCAGCTTGTGCCTCAGCCTCCGCGCCCATATACCACCAGCGCAAATGGCCAGCCTAGTCCGCTGGGGCAGTATTACACCAATACGATCAAGATCAACTACAAGATGATTCAGCCTCGTATTGGCTTCTCGTGGTCACCGCAGCCGGGAACGGTCTTTCGTGGCGGATATGGCATGTTCTATGGCCTGACTTCGAACTCGACCTTTTATGCGCTGCGCGTGGAGAACGGCGTCTTCCAGCAGCAGTACAACTTCTCGAACGCGACTGCTCCGGGAGCGCCTGCGGCTCCCAACGTTCTATTTACGCCTCCGGGACCGGCATTGGCGGCTCCATTTGCCGGTGCGGCGACTCCGCAGGCAGTTGGACTTGGAAATGCAAGTTTGCCCACGATCTCTTTCCGTGGTCTGAGCCCCACGTTCTCGAACCCCTTTACCCACTCAATGGACCTCAGCGTCGAACAGGAGCTTCCGCTGCACTCGTCGCTCTCCCTGGGTTACGTGGGAACGCGCGGTCTGCGTCTGCCTTACTTTATCGATGTTAACCAGCCTGCGCCGACGACAACCCGGACGTACGACGTCTACAACGCAGCGGGTGCTCTTGCTCAGACGGTAACGGTTCCGTACTCGCCTTCGACATCGGCTCGGCCTTCTCCCAACGATGGCAGCATTCTGGCGGGCTTCAGTGGACTCAACTCCTGGTACCACTCGCTTGCAGCAACCTTCCGGAAGCCGATGGGGCATGGTGTCGAACTGTTGATCAACTACACCTGGTCCAAGGCAATGGATAACGGTCAGGTCTCTGGAGTGAATGGAACGTTCAACGGAACCAACGTAATCCTCGATCCCTTCAACCTGAAGAACAGCTACCCCAGCAGTATTAACATGACGCGCGAGTATTCCCGGTCTGACCTGGATATGCGCTCTCGCTTTGTTGGAAGCCTCATCGCGACTTCTAACTTTACCCTTCCCACCTATGCCCGGACGTTCGTCAATGGATGGACTCTCTCCGGTACCTTTACTGCGCAGTCGGCAAGCCCGCTGACTGCGTTTATGTCTAACAATCCCGGTGGTGGTCTCGATGGTTCGGCGACGGGTATGGGCGTCAACCTGAATAACTCTCCTGGCTCGACCTTCGGCCGCGCTCCATTCCTGGCCCGTAATAGTGCTGTCTTTGGTGGAGTCCGGAATCTTGACGCACGTTTGTCGCGCGATTTCCCGGTCCATGAATCCGTGAAACTCCAGGTGTTGATGGAGGCTTTCAATGCCGCCAATCGCCGTCAGGTGCTTGGTGTCAATTCCAATGCATACTCCTTCGCTGCGCCGCTTGCAGCAGGAGGAAATTCACGAATCGTACCCTACACGGTAACTCCATTTGGCGCTCCCACACAGACTTCGGGTGTGCTCTATGGACCTCGCCAATTGCAGTTTGCTGCGAAGCTGTTCTTCTAGACAGTTTTTCAAACAATAAGAAAGAGGCTCCTGTACAGGAGCCTCTTTGCTTTAGTAGATATTCGTTAGGCAATGGAGGATGGTATGACAGCATCGGGCGCAAGATGCTCATTGACACCTTTTCGGATCGTCTTCAGATCCCGGGAAAGGAGGGCTTCGAGTAGCTTTTTATGTGATTTGACGGCTGATTTCATCGTTTCGCCCGCGGCGTGACGCTTTAAGCTGACGAACGCGTAGACCGCGATACAGAGGCGTTGCAGCGTTTTCTCCAGCACTTCGTTGCCTGAAGCGCGCCACACGGCCTGATGAAATTTGAAATCCTCTTCAGCTACAGAAAAGTGATCGTTGTTCGCTGCCGCTGCACTCATGGCTTTGAGATGGTTTCGTAGCTCTTCTTCAATCTGCGGGGAGAGGCGGCTGGATGCGAGCTCAAACGCCATCTGCTCCAGATGTCGACGAACCTCCATCATCTGCTCAATTTCAGTGCGGCTGAGCTGGGTCACAGTCGTTCCACGGTCGGGAACACGGACAACCAAACCCAGGTGCTCAAGCTGAAGGAGAGCTTCGCGAACTGGAACCTGGCTTACGTTGAGCTGCTTTGCCAGATGCGCCTCACGCAGCGCTGTACCGGGAGCAAGATCGCCTGACCAGATTGCATCGCGCAACCGCTCAAAGACCTCTCGCGATTTACTGAGGGTTCGAACTGGACTTAAATCTCGGGTGGACACGCGCTAATCCTATCGGAAAGAGAAAGCACCGGCAATGCGAAGAAGGTGAACCACTGAAGAAGCCGTTAGTCGCGGCTTTCAGATTGGAGACGCTGCGTGACTTGTTCGAATTCTGTAAGAAGCTGTTGACGGCTTGCATCGGAGGGAAGCTGTTCTCCACTCATGAGGGGGCCGCAGTCCAATCCTTTCTTCTGCATAATGGCGCGCAGGGCAGGGAAGAATGGATATTTCAATAACGTCTCGATCACGTCATTGACCCCGATTTGTAAGCGTCTTGCTTGATTCCAGTCCCCTTGAGCGGCAGCGCGATAGATCGAAAGGTAAACCTCGGGCATGACGTTATAGGTGGATCCGATCCCCCCCTGCGCCCCCATGAGCAGCCCTGCGGCCAATGCCTCATCATATCCGTTGAAGACCAGCTTCCCTCGCTTCACCAGGCGCTGCAAAAGGTAGAAATTGAAGTCAGTAAACTTGACCCCTAATACATTGGGAAGATCGCAGACATCGATTAATTTCTCCGGCTCTGCAAAGGCATGGGGAGCGATTTTGGGAAAGTAATACACGATGAGAGGCAAAGGAGATATCGCCGCAAGTTCACTGTAGTAACTCATAACTGTGGAGCTATCCCCCTTCGGGGGGAGGCTGCTGATGGCATGAGCTCCGTGCCGCGCCGCGTGCTCAGCCAGCTTGAAAGCGTCCTGCTTTTGCGAGGCCCCAACATGAACGATCAACTTCTTATCTTTCGGAAGAGAGTGAGCCAGAGTCTCGACAAGCAGCCTTCGTTCCTCGGCGGGAAGGAGCAGTCCCTCTCCCGTGGTCCCCGCAACGTAGGTCCCATGAATACCGCTCTGAAGCAGATGATCGATCATCCTTTCGGCGACGGCGGGATTAAACTTTCTGTCGGAGGTCAAAGGAGTCAGGAAAGCGGGATAAATACCTCGAAGGTCGATGTTCAAGTTATGCCTCAATCTAATGATAATTGATAATGTATCATAAATCCGTGATTGAAACCTCTCAGCCCATCAAGTCGTCGCGCACCTATGCCTGGCTTGTGGTTCTGTTGCTAACGGTCGTATGGCTGCTTAACTATCTTGATCGCCAGGTTCTCTTTTCAGTCTTTCCTCCACTGCAGAGAGAGCTTCAGATCTCGAGCTTTCAACTTGGCTTGCTGGGAACCACCTTTCTTTGGGTATACGCGTTTTGTAGTCCATTGGCAGGGTATCTGGCGGACAAACTGGGCAGTAAGCGAATGATCTGCGCGAGCTTGCTGGTCTGGTCGGCAGTGACCGTCGCGACAGGACATGCGCGCACCTTTTCACAGTTGCTATGGCTTCGTTCGATCATGGGGGTAAGCGAAGCCTGTTATCTCCCCGCAGGGCTGGCGCTGATTGCCGCCTATCATGATCACCGTACACGAGCGCGTGCCGTTAGCCTGCATTACACCGGAACGTATATCGGTACCGTACTTGGAGGGACGCTTGGAGGGTATATCGCCTCGCAGTATGGCTGGCGATCGGTGTTCGGAGTCTTTGGCGCTGTCGGGTTGACTTACGCTCTTTTTCTATTTTTTCTACTGCGTGACCGCCGCATTGAACAACAAGAGATTACAGACGCGAAATCGTTGAGCATACTTCAGGCGGCTTCGAGAATCCTTCGTACTCCTGGTTTTCGTTCCTTGTTAATCGTCTTTGCGATCGCTTCGATCTGCGATTGGGCGATCTATACCTGGATGCCGCTTTACCTCTTCGAGAGTTTTCATTTTTCCTTGACCAAAGCTGGGTTTACAGCGACTTTTTACATGAAAGCCGGTGGTTTTGTCGGTCTCCTGATTGGAGGCACACTGGCGGATGCGTGGTTTCGCCGATCTTCGCAGGGGCATACCTTCACTCAGACCGTCGGCCTTCTTCTAGCCGCTCCATTTCTTATTTTGAGCGGCCTGACTCATACTCCGCTCTTGCTTTACGTAGCGATGGTGCTTTTCGGTTTAGGCAAGGGAATGTATGACGGTAACACCATGCCTGTACTTTGCGAGGGTGTTTCCGCAGAACAACGCGCGACCGCCTTCGGATTACTGAACTTTGCAGGAACGTTCTGTGGGGGCATCGTGGCAGCCGGTGCAGGCGGACTGAAGAGCCATCTCGGTCTGGGCGCCATTTTTAGTCTCTGTGGTGTCCTGCTACTTCTTGCGGGGTTTGTGACACTTCGCATCCGGATGGGGCCGCTCGAAAGAGGCTCGCTCCGAAGCTAAGAATATTGCCGAGAAGGATTATCCGGCGCGATCTCTGCTTCCTTTATTTCGGATGAAAACCACGCTGCAGCTGTGGCTTGAGCAGTAGAGCTGCGCCATTTTTTGAGTCTGGTTCGAAGAAAAAGATCTTTTTGAAAATAGACTCTTGACAAATTTATTCTCGATTATCAATTATCAATGACTATCAAGAGAACAACCCCATCTCCATCTCTCGAAGCCCTTGATGGCAATGAGAGTGAAGGATTCGAGATTTCGTATGAAGAAAACTGGATTTTCCCCGCTTTGTCTCAGCATCGTACTTGCGCTGGTGTTCGCAGGCTGTTTCGAGGGCCGCCTATGGTCGCAGGCGGTAGCAGTGGCCGAACTGCATGGGACTGTTACCGATACGTCCGGTGCAGTGATCCCCAATGCAAACGTGAAGGTCACTAACGCGGATACGGGAGCTATTCGCATCGCTATGAGCAATAGTGATGGGCAATTCAACGTTCCATCTTTGCCTGTGGGGCCATACTCGCTCAGAGTGCAGGCGACAGGGTTCAAAAATTTCGAACAGACCGGCATTATTCTGCAGGTTGGCGCCTCCGCCGCTGTGCAGGCAGTTATGGCAGTGGGAAGTTCTTCTGAAGTTGTCGAGGTGAACTCAAATGCGCTGATGGTTGAGACGCAGAACGTGGCTATCTCTACCGTGATCGACAACCGCGAGATCAACGATCTTCCACTCGATGGTCGGCTGGCTACGCAGCTCGTTCTTGTGGCCGGAGCTTCGGTTAATGTTTCGGGCGGCGACCTTACCGGGAGCAAGCAATTTTTCAGTTCGCAGGCTATTGCTGTCGCAGGTTCGCAAGGAAACTCGCTGAATTACATGTTGGATGGCAGTTATCACAACGATCCCTTTTCGAACGTAAATCTTCCTTTTCCCTTTCCGGATGCGCTCCAGGAGTTCAGCGTGTCGACCAGCGCGCTTCCAGCGCAATATGGAGTACAACCTGGAGGCGCCGTAAACGCCGTAACGAAGTCTGGAACGAACCATTTCCATGGCACGGTATTTGAATACTGGCGCAACAATGTTTTCAACGCCGTGGGGTATTTTTCTCAGAAAGACACCCTGCATCGGAACCAGTACGGTGGAACGATTGGAGGTCCGATTCGACGGGATCGCATCTTCTTTTTTGCTGGATACCAGGGAACTCACAATGTGCAGCAATCGGTTTCGACCAAGGCGCGAGTACTGACGCCTGCAATGATCAATGGAGACTGGTCTGCTTATGAGTCAGCGGATTGCGTATCGACGGGAAAGATGCGGCAGCTTCATGATCCTGACACCAAGAAGAACTATCTGAACAATCAGATTCCTGTTGGTAAGTTCAATCCATCTTCCGTAAAGCTGCTCCAGTATCTTCCTCAGGCAATCGATAAGTGCGGCAACGTTTACTACGGGATATTGAACAACAGCAACGATAACCAAGAGATCGGCAGGGTCGATTGGACGATAAGCCCACGACAGTCGATGTTTGCACGATACCTCATTGACGATTATCAGCTGCCCGCTACTTATGATCAGCACAATATCCTGGTCACTGCGCAGTCTGGTAATTATGAACGGGCGCAGGCGCTCATTTTTGGTCATACGTTTGTCGTCAGCAGCAGGACCCTGAATTCAATCCGCGCTGGATTTACGCGCAGAAGAGACGATCGTAAACCGTCCGACAGCGGCATCAATGGTCCGGCAATCGGAAGCAATATCTATTCCAGCGAGAAGAATTCGTTGCGGATGTCGATCAGCGGCAATTTCAATACGAGTTGTTCTTCCTGCGCTCGAGGCAAGTTCAACGACAACACCTTCATGGGGTCCGATGACGTTACATTGACGCCCGGACACCATCAGATTGATTTTGGCGGCAGCATCATGCGGATTCAGCTCAACCAGGAGAACAATTATCTGCTGGATGGGAACTATCTCTTTGCCGGTAATTACACAGGCGACAACATGGCAGACTTCATCTTAGGCAGATTAAGTCAGTTCAATCAGAGCGCACAGCAGGCCACTGCAAATCGTCAGACGTTGCCAGGACTCTATGCGCAGGACACGTTCCGCCTGTCCAGAAAATTAACGGTTATTGGGGGGCTTCGATGGGAGCCGCATCTGTTTCCGACAGATTATTTTGGTCGTGGAAGTTCATTTGACCGCGCGGCCTTTGATGCCGGTGTGCATAGCTCCGTCTTTGTGAACGCTCCTGCGGGGAGCTTCTATTACGGAGATAAAGGGATACGAAAGAATTTTGTCGAAAACGATTGGATGGGCTTTTCTCCGCGCATTGGCCTTGTTCTATCCCCACAAGGCGGGCAAGATGTATTTCGCTTAGGGTATGCCCTGCTGTACGACAATATCGAGCAGTACTATGACGAGCGAGTGCAATCCAACCCGCCGTTTACGAATGAAGTAGATAATACGAACCCTGGAACCTTCGATAATCCATGGGCGAATTATCCAGGAGGGAATCCGTTCCCAGCCAGTAAGCCAAGCCAGAATGTTCAGTTTCCCCTGTCTTCGCTCTATGCAGTTCTTCCCAACAAATTAAAGCCCACATACATCAGTCAGTGGAACGCCAACTTTGAACACCAGTTCAGCGGCAACTGGCTCTTTAGCCTGAGCTATCTCGGAAACAAGTCGACGCACATCTGGGCAGGTCGCGAAACAAACCCTGCGGTCTACGTTCCTGGGCAATGTGGCTCTTCAAATTGTTCGACGACTTCAAATACGCAGAACCGGCGTGTGCTTACACGGGCCAACCCCATTCAGGGTGCGTATTACGCCTCTATGCCCACGCCGAACGATGGAGCGAATGCAAGCTACAACGGGTTGTTGACCTCGCTGCAACATCGGTACAGTCATAACTTTTCTGTACGACTCAACTACACCTGGTCGCATTGCATCAGCGATTCCGATTTCAACATCGAGTTGACAGGACCGACTTATATGAATCCCGACAACCTGAAACAGGATCGGGGTGATTGTAACCACGATGTTCGCCATGTCTTCAACGGGACAGTGATTGCCACATCCAGATTCAATGGGCCTCGGCCATGGCACTTCCTGCTCTCAAACTGGAAGATCGCCCCCCTGGTCCGGATCATGTCTGGCGCTTCCGTTAATGTGCAATCGGGAATCGACAACTCTTTGACTGGGATAGGACTTGATCGTCCGAATCTGGTGACTGCTGACACAGTCTACAAGCGTGGTTATCATGCGGATCCAAACCATACCTACCTCAATGGCCTGGCGTTTAGTCAGAATGCAGTGGGAACATTCGGCAACCTGCGGAGAAATGCATTCAAAGGACCCGGGTATTTCGATCTGGATGCCTCAGCCAGCAGGATCTTTGATCTACGAGAAGGTTTGAATGTCGAATTTCGTGCAGATGCATTCAATGCCACCAATCACGTCAACTTCAATAATCCGGCAACGGGACTCAATTCAGGCACATTTGGTGAGATCACAAGTGCAAAAGCGAATCGTGTCCTGCAATTTTCAGCAAAGATTCGGTACTAGTGAAATCGCAAAAGGGGAAACCAGATGGTTCGGAAACTGACTTTCCTGGGGTGGATGTTGATAGCTGTTACGACGGTAGCGCAGCAACAGCAAGAGCCTCCGCCCCGGATGCAGAGCACATTGCTATGGCAGGCGAGAACGGAAGGTTATGAGACGTTTCGCATCCCCGGGATCGTTGCAACGGCAAAAGGAACAATCCTGGCGTATGGCGTAGGAAGACGTTTTCTGAAGGATGGTGATTGGTCCGATAGTGATATCCTTCTTCGCCGCAGCCTGGATGGCGGCAAGACATGGGAGCCATCGAAGAAAATTGCTGGAGACGGGCACGGAGTGACGGACAATCCTGTTGCGATTGCATCGCGCAAAAAAGGCTGGGTCCATCTGCTGTACCAGCATAACTACGAACGCATCCTCTACATGTGGAGCAAAGACGACGGCGCAAGCTTCAGTCACCCGGTGGACATTACTGCTGCCCTAGAAGGCTTGCGCTCGCAGTTTGCCTGGACCGTGGTGGCGCTTGGTCCAGGACATGCTATTGAGCTTCGCAATGGGCGTTTACTTGTTCCTGTATGGATGGCCGAAGGTGTTCAAACCGTCGATGGCCGTCGTAGACACGCACCGAGCGGAATTACCACTCTCTATAGCGACAATGGAGGCAAAAGCTGGCAACACGGAGACATCATTGCCGTCAATTCCACAGAGATGGTGAACCCAAATGAGATGCAACTGATTCAGTTGGCAGATGGAGTGGTCATGGCCAATATTCGTACCGGCGATACAGCCAGGCAGCGAGCTGTTGCCTTCAGTCCAGATGGAATCCATCATTGGACGAAGCCGGAGTTTGATCCTCATTTGTATGATCCCATCTGCGCAGCCGGAATTGTGCGCTACAGCATGACGCCTCGGGATGACCACAATCGCATTCTCTTTGTGAATCCAGACAGTGAATCCTCGCCCAAGGCGCATCAGGGAAACTCTGGGCCGCGCCAGAATTTGACATTGAAGATGAGTGAGGACGAAGGAGGAACCTGGCCCATCAAGCGTGTGTTACACGCAGGAAGCTCCGGGTACAGCGACATCGCAGTGGCGCCAGATAAGACGATTTATGTACTTTACGAGAGCAATCTCAATCCGTCTATCAAAGGGAATAGTCTCACGGTTCTTCGATTTCAGCTGGATTGGCTTAATCAAAAAAGATGACTCTGTAGAAATCGAGGTCAGCGGCCTCCGCTGAATTATCTTGCCTGCATGTTTTGTCATCACTTTGCCTGAGCAGGAAGGTTTAGGGCGCTCCATTCGAAAGCTATTCGATGATGTTTCTCGGACAGATCTAGTGATCGGCTTCGGTCAGTAGGCAGAGGTCGTCGCTGGCGGGTAGTCTTTCCCAAACTTGTTTTTGTGATGGGCAGGAATTGCATTTGAGGGTTTGAAATCCAGATGACCCAGGTCCAGCGAGTCGGAAGATATATCGACGATTCGATCAGACACGGATGGAAGTGCGGGGAGCAACTGCTCCGACCAAAGTTGCAATCGATACCTGCCGGGCGGAACGTCGTGAACAGTGACAGACCCCTTGGCATCGGATAT
This portion of the Edaphobacter sp. 4G125 genome encodes:
- a CDS encoding Gfo/Idh/MocA family protein — its product is MLETKRKLRIGIIGCGKIADGHADVVKYLEGAELAAVCDREPLLAEQLAVRYGVPAWYGDTAEMLEREKLDVVHITTPPAVHLALTRQCVSAGAHVFLEKPLALTAPEAKELIDVVVAGGRQMTINYWPNFDPPAMRFKQMLASGELGDPVHVEAFIGYDLAGNYGQVLMSDPGYWVHKLPGKLFHNMMDHIFNRIVPLFPDVEPEVHAFAYKRREGVRGNATDAMLDELRVYMRGGNVSAFGSLCSHARPIANTMKVYGTKATVEVDFNNRTVVSTTSQRYPSAVGRLAPPLQMAGRYLAEAKKNIGQFRRYEFHFFAGMSKLLELFYDSIRTGGAPPIPYSEILRVASVMDRIIEQVYPKPVAEDAR
- a CDS encoding DUF2237 family protein encodes the protein MSSTEFTPERVKARGKNVLGQPLDLCGCQPMTGFYRTGCCETGPDDLGVHTICCIVTEDFLRVSKELGNDLVTPMPQFGFPGLRPGDRWCVCAARWLDVQQAGAACPVVLEATHEATLAIVPFEILIQYAVIPDTLH
- a CDS encoding TonB-dependent receptor, producing the protein MSTPSACKRLLVLAAAAAFVVSAALPVAAQTSAVGNITGTVTDSSGAAVSGATITILNNDTGASRTLTTGNNGDYTAPFLQPGHYEIIFTGPGFGKVDRKNLVLTVGQTLSVDASLPAAQASSEITVTDASPLIDTEKSEVSQTVGTQLVSNLPVNGRRWDNFVLLTPNVVPDGNTGLISYRGISGLYNTNLVDGTNNQQAFFSEARGRSLGAPYVFSQDSIKEFQSSASGYSAEFGQAAGGQINAITKSGTNALHGDLFYYLRYPSLNALDPFAKFTGLQNHQPFLLQPTVHQQQQFGGSVGGPIIKDKLFYFFTYDGFRKVNPILFTSSIPSTTILQYGSNTYLSNGVAINTCPAPLTTAQCTAAAQYITNSLTAFPRTTTQDIFFPRLDYQLNDRNHLSASFNWQNFKLPNGYRTDNTRNNDSNTSNGRNDFHERFFVANWESVVNANSANALHFQWSRDLETTGSNAPGPAVTISGLFGYGGNLALPRPAFPDEHRWQIADVYSTTHGKHSLKAGVDLNFIHDYIANLFQGNGNYTYSRGSGATATATNFTDWVQDVYGVNGARHYQNFTQVADQLSKVPGSDDFWNKDLSVFAEDSWKIIPTFTLTAGVRYDTQLVPQPPRPYTTSANGQPSPLGQYYTNTIKINYKMIQPRIGFSWSPQPGTVFRGGYGMFYGLTSNSTFYALRVENGVFQQQYNFSNATAPGAPAAPNVLFTPPGPALAAPFAGAATPQAVGLGNASLPTISFRGLSPTFSNPFTHSMDLSVEQELPLHSSLSLGYVGTRGLRLPYFIDVNQPAPTTTRTYDVYNAAGALAQTVTVPYSPSTSARPSPNDGSILAGFSGLNSWYHSLAATFRKPMGHGVELLINYTWSKAMDNGQVSGVNGTFNGTNVILDPFNLKNSYPSSINMTREYSRSDLDMRSRFVGSLIATSNFTLPTYARTFVNGWTLSGTFTAQSASPLTAFMSNNPGGGLDGSATGMGVNLNNSPGSTFGRAPFLARNSAVFGGVRNLDARLSRDFPVHESVKLQVLMEAFNAANRRQVLGVNSNAYSFAAPLAAGGNSRIVPYTVTPFGAPTQTSGVLYGPRQLQFAAKLFF
- a CDS encoding GntR family transcriptional regulator, which translates into the protein MSTRDLSPVRTLSKSREVFERLRDAIWSGDLAPGTALREAHLAKQLNVSQVPVREALLQLEHLGLVVRVPDRGTTVTQLSRTEIEQMMEVRRHLEQMAFELASSRLSPQIEEELRNHLKAMSAAAANNDHFSVAEEDFKFHQAVWRASGNEVLEKTLQRLCIAVYAFVSLKRHAAGETMKSAVKSHKKLLEALLSRDLKTIRKGVNEHLAPDAVIPSSIA
- a CDS encoding dihydrodipicolinate synthase family protein, whose amino-acid sequence is MNIDLRGIYPAFLTPLTSDRKFNPAVAERMIDHLLQSGIHGTYVAGTTGEGLLLPAEERRLLVETLAHSLPKDKKLIVHVGASQKQDAFKLAEHAARHGAHAISSLPPKGDSSTVMSYYSELAAISPLPLIVYYFPKIAPHAFAEPEKLIDVCDLPNVLGVKFTDFNFYLLQRLVKRGKLVFNGYDEALAAGLLMGAQGGIGSTYNVMPEVYLSIYRAAAQGDWNQARRLQIGVNDVIETLLKYPFFPALRAIMQKKGLDCGPLMSGEQLPSDASRQQLLTEFEQVTQRLQSESRD